The window TCGGGTCGGCGACACCACGCTGGATATCCGACTTTCCACCATGCCGGTCATGTACGGCGAGAGCATTTCGCTGCGCTTGCTTAACAAGAAGAACAAGCCGCTCAGCATGGCGCAGCTCGGCATGTCCGATCGGGACGAGGCGGTGGTGGAGCGCGTGCTGAATCTCCCGCACGGAATCATTTTGGTCACGGGTCCGACGGGTTCGGGAAAGTCGACCTCGCTCAACGCTTTCATTCGGTCCATCAACTCAGAGGATCGCCGCATCATCACGGTGGAGGACCCTATCGAATACGAGGTTCCAGGGGTGAACCAGATCCAAGTGAAGCCCGATATCGGCTTCGGTTTTCCCGAGGCGTTGCGGCACGTGCTGCGTCAGGATCCGAACGTGATCATGGTGGGGGAAATCCGCGACAGCGAGACCGCCGACATCGCGGTGCGCGCTTCGCTCACGGGGCACCTGGTGTTCTCCACTTTGCACACCAACGACTCGGCCGGGGCCATCACGCGGCTGATCGACATGGGAATCGAGCCGTTTCTAATCGCCTCCAGCGTGGAGATGGTCATCGCCCAACGCCTCTTGCGCCGCTTGTGTCCAAGTTGCTTGCGGGTTCGGGCCACTGAGCCTCAGGAACTGCAGGATGCGCTGAAGGTTCTGGATCTGCCGAGCTCCCTGGCGAACGGGATAACGGAGCTGCCGGAGTCCCCGGGCTGCGAAACGTGTCGAGGTATTGGATACAAGGGTCGTATCGGCATCTACGAAATTCTTCGCGTCACCGAGAAAATGCACGATCCAATCGTGCGGCGCGAGGCCGCTCCGGTGATTCGCGACATCGGCCTGAAGGCGGGCATGGTGACGCTCGGCCGTTCCGGCTGGGATCTGGTGGGCAAGCGATTGACTACGCTGGAAGAGGTGGTTCGAACGATTTCCGTGAAGGAAGGGGAGTGAGATAACGTGAACATGAAGATGGAAAAATTGAAAGTTGGATACGCGTCCCCGCGTCGCGCGAGGCCGGTTCTTCGTCTTTTCCGTTCTGCCCCTTAAACGAGATAGCGGTGCCGGTTTATAGATACAACGCAAGGGACGAATCGGGAACGCCCCATCGTGGGGAGCTCGAGGCTGCCAATCGCAAGCTGGCTTTGAGCCGGCTGGCGGCCCAAGGGCTGAAGCCCATTTCGGTGAGCGAAAAGGGCGCGAAGGAATCGAGCGGCTTGAGCGATCGACCGTTCTCGGGAATATCCGGACTGTTCACCCGCCAGCGGAAGGTGGAGCTGGGCCGCAAGGTGACCTTGCCCTTTCTCAGCGCCCTGAAGGAGCTGCTCGCTTGCGGCATTCAGGCGGGCGACGCTCTCCAGCTGATGAGCGCCCGCCTGAACGATCCTATGCAGAAGCTGCTGGCGACTCGGCTTTGGGAGGACGTGCGGCAAGGGCGTTCGCTGTCCGAAGCCTTCGCCAAGCAGAGAAAAGTGTTCGACGACAGCGTGGTCAGCCTGATCGAAGCGGGTGAAGCCACGGGAAACCTCAACAACGTGCTGGGTCGATTGGTGACGAACATGGAGGAAAGCAAAGCGATTCGCTCGAAGCTGATCTCCGCTTTGGCCTATCCGGTCTTCTTGCTGGTGGTCGCGTTCGGGCTGGTGCTGCTGTTTCTGTTTTTCCTCATGCCGCGCATCGAAGGTCTGCTCACTTCGCTGGGAGGGGACCTGCCGGCCTCCACCCGCCTGCTGATCGCCTTCGCCGAATGGCTGCTCGCCTACGGCTGGCTGGCGGGGATCGGGGCGATCGCGGCTGTAGTGATGATCGTATCCTGGCGGCGCAGCGCAGCTGGCCGGCGCAGGTTTGACGAGCTGATCCTGAAGGTGCCTGGTCTGGGGGCCTTTTTGCGCGATTTGCAGGTGCTCAAGCTCTCCCAAGTGCTTTCGCTGCTGTTGGAAAACGGCATCACCATGGTGCAGTCTCTTGCCATGACGGAGCGCTCCTTGAGCAACCGCGCCATGAGAGAGCGGTTTGGGGAAGCTCGTTCCAAGGTGACGGAGGGAGCCACGCTTTCCAGCTCTTTCAAGGCCACTGGCTACTTCGATGGCATGGCCCTGGACATCTTTACGGTGGGCGAAAACACCGGAAACGTGGTGCCCGGCCTGAAGCAGCTGTCACGGCAGTACGGGGAGCGCGTGGACGCGGCGACCAAGGCCTTTCTCGGCTTCATGTCTATCGGCGTGCTGATTTTCGTGTTCGCTTTCGTCAGCCTGGTGGCGCTGGGCATCATCCAGGCCGTTTTCCAGTTGAGCAGCAGCCTTTCGGGGTAGGCGGCGATCGAAACGCGCCTGTCGACTGGCGGGCGAGGATTGGACCGCCGAGTTGCCCGGCTAGGGCTTGTCTCCTCTTGTTTCGCTGGCATTGAGGGTAGCTATCTAGGAAGTACCGCTAGGCGAGGGGTAGGGAATCGCTGCTAGGCGGTTCTTTTTCTAGATTCGAGAGGAATTGCAGCTACACTTCCGCCTTTCTCTTCATTCTTCGTTTTTCCCTTTCGAATGAATTCCTGTTTGCTTGGAGGCTCTCGAGCCCTGTGGATGCTGTCGATCGTCCTGTTCGCGCTTGGTCAGGCATGGGCGAAGATCGGCGATCGGGAGCTCGATCGGCTGAAGTTCAGTCCTTTGGAGGGGTTGAGCTCCGGGCCGAGCGGCCAGGTCAGCGCCATCGTCCAAGGATCGAATGGCTTCATCTGGTTCGGAACCCGCGAAGGGGCCCATCGGTACGACGGATACGATTTTCGAACCTATTCGAACCGAAAGGACGACCCGCTCTCGCTGGTCAACAGCGTGGTGCTGGCCTTTCAGATCGATCACTTGGACCGGATCTGGATCGGCACGGAAAAGGGAGTCTCTCGCTACGTGCCGGAGACCGATTCGTTCGAGAACTACCTGCTGGATCCGGAGGAGCGCAACAGCAACTTGGCCAATCAT of the Pelagicoccus sp. SDUM812003 genome contains:
- a CDS encoding ATPase, T2SS/T4P/T4SS family, whose protein sequence is MQVADTDFLQIFSLDEEQRRELLASRRSERLVTLSRFLNRSLNELVAELGRFSGSDVVDPSRFDLKGLQGIPLRILHEFHCVPILPVAEALDDESEYLEALPPIEEREDLVLATAWPVDVVMEDWVYAACGKRARWVIAHPERISNFITQNLGVGAESLDDSFDMEAEAAVATVEEEEDEDAAIIRFVNEVFNQAISGGATDIHFEPMEDHLRIRYRIDGLLVPVPVPENLRRFQDAIVSRLKIMAKLNISERRLPQDGRINHRVGDTTLDIRLSTMPVMYGESISLRLLNKKNKPLSMAQLGMSDRDEAVVERVLNLPHGIILVTGPTGSGKSTSLNAFIRSINSEDRRIITVEDPIEYEVPGVNQIQVKPDIGFGFPEALRHVLRQDPNVIMVGEIRDSETADIAVRASLTGHLVFSTLHTNDSAGAITRLIDMGIEPFLIASSVEMVIAQRLLRRLCPSCLRVRATEPQELQDALKVLDLPSSLANGITELPESPGCETCRGIGYKGRIGIYEILRVTEKMHDPIVRREAAPVIRDIGLKAGMVTLGRSGWDLVGKRLTTLEEVVRTISVKEGE
- a CDS encoding type II secretion system F family protein, whose amino-acid sequence is MPVYRYNARDESGTPHRGELEAANRKLALSRLAAQGLKPISVSEKGAKESSGLSDRPFSGISGLFTRQRKVELGRKVTLPFLSALKELLACGIQAGDALQLMSARLNDPMQKLLATRLWEDVRQGRSLSEAFAKQRKVFDDSVVSLIEAGEATGNLNNVLGRLVTNMEESKAIRSKLISALAYPVFLLVVAFGLVLLFLFFLMPRIEGLLTSLGGDLPASTRLLIAFAEWLLAYGWLAGIGAIAAVVMIVSWRRSAAGRRRFDELILKVPGLGAFLRDLQVLKLSQVLSLLLENGITMVQSLAMTERSLSNRAMRERFGEARSKVTEGATLSSSFKATGYFDGMALDIFTVGENTGNVVPGLKQLSRQYGERVDAATKAFLGFMSIGVLIFVFAFVSLVALGIIQAVFQLSSSLSG